The Oligoflexia bacterium genome window below encodes:
- a CDS encoding TIGR01777 family oxidoreductase, with protein MKILLTGATGFIGRKLAIQLSKDGHDLVLLSRDPERASLQVGVECQIFKCDLALSEPPTEALSNIDAVIHLAGESVASGRWTLSRKQKIYDSRIKSTRNLVNSFKSVGVQAPKLFLAASAIGFYGDRGDEVLSENSVKGIGFLADLCNEWEAESNRAKGKDTRVVTLRLGVVFGEGGGALTQMLRPFTAGLGAKLGSGKQWMSWIHLEDVVGAICFILKNENIIGPVNGVSEEPITNSEFTQVLAGVLKTKARLTLPAIALGIALGEMSSVVLGSSKVISSQLKSHGFKFTYPHLHKALSGILNSNLAN; from the coding sequence ATGAAAATCTTGCTCACTGGTGCCACAGGTTTTATAGGTCGCAAATTAGCGATTCAGTTGTCAAAAGATGGGCATGATCTTGTTCTTTTAAGTCGTGATCCAGAGCGTGCCTCTCTACAAGTCGGCGTTGAATGTCAGATTTTTAAATGTGATCTTGCGCTGAGTGAGCCACCTACAGAGGCCCTCTCAAATATTGATGCTGTAATTCACTTGGCAGGTGAATCAGTGGCAAGCGGGCGCTGGACTCTTTCCCGCAAACAAAAAATTTATGATTCGCGAATTAAAAGCACTCGTAACTTGGTAAATAGTTTTAAGTCTGTGGGAGTACAGGCTCCAAAATTGTTTTTGGCAGCTTCTGCAATTGGATTCTACGGTGACCGTGGTGATGAAGTGTTATCCGAAAATTCAGTTAAAGGTATAGGATTTCTCGCCGATCTTTGTAATGAATGGGAAGCTGAATCAAATCGGGCAAAAGGTAAAGATACGCGCGTCGTTACTCTTCGTTTAGGTGTTGTTTTCGGAGAGGGTGGTGGGGCATTGACGCAAATGTTGCGACCCTTTACAGCCGGTCTTGGAGCAAAACTTGGTTCAGGTAAACAATGGATGAGTTGGATTCACTTAGAAGATGTTGTTGGGGCAATATGTTTTATTCTCAAAAATGAAAATATAATTGGCCCTGTAAATGGAGTTTCAGAAGAACCGATCACCAATAGCGAATTCACTCAAGTCTTGGCTGGTGTGTTAAAAACAAAAGCACGACTTACTCTACCTGCGATTGCACTTGGTATTGCGCTAGGTGAAATGTCGAGTGTGGTCTTGGGAAGTTCCAAGGTAATTTCCAGTCAGCTCAAATCTCATGGATTTAAGTTTACTTATCCACATTTGCACAAAGCTTTATCAGGCATTTTAAATTCCAACTTAGCGAATTAG